The following proteins come from a genomic window of Trichoplusia ni isolate ovarian cell line Hi5 chromosome 16, tn1, whole genome shotgun sequence:
- the LOC113501932 gene encoding solute carrier family 12 member 6 isoform X2, which yields MASEKEKMAAAEAKSPSNKSNCTSPGKKGETDEHGLPTEKDKGCDTNLYLYHEELEDRPRAATFLSSLANYSNTIPTAAAGDPDAKPAPPARMGTLIGVYLPCIQNIFGVILFIRLTWVVGTAGAIQGFLIVLVCCCTTMLTAISMSAIATNGVVPAGGSYFMIGRALGPECGGAVGMLFYTGTTLAAAMYIVGAVEIVLTYMAPWMSIFGDFTKDPEAMYNNFRVYGTGLLLIMGMVVFVGVKFVNKFATVALACVILSITAVYVGIFVNFNGNDKLQMCVLGKRLLKDININNCTKEIGAPLHQLFCPNNTCDPYYLAHNVSIVQGIKGLKSGVFFDNLQDSFLQLGQYIAYGKEPDDIEQMERPTYNQVYADLTTTFTILIGIFFPSVTGIMAGSNRSGDLADAQKSIPIGTICAILTTSTVYLSCVLLFAGTVDNLLLRDKFGQSIGGKLVVANMAWPNQWVILIGSFLSTLGAGLQSLTGAPRLLQAIAKDEIIPFLAPFAVSSSRGEPTRALLLTMVICQCGILLGNVDILAPLLSMFFLMCYGFVNLACALQTLLKTPNWRPRFKYYHWSLSLAGLTLCISIMFMTSWFYALIAMGMAGLIYKYIEYRGAEKEWGDGLRGLALSAARYSLLRLEQGPPHTKNWRPQVLVLAKLNNELMPTYRKMLAFASQLKAGKGLTVCVSVLGGDFPRRAGDASSAKQNLRKCMDEEKLKGFVDVLVSPDIAEGLSHLVQTTGLGGLKPNTVIVGWPYGWRQAERSAPRWQHFLHTVRAVAAARMAMLVPKGINFFPDSTEKVSGNIDIWWIVHDGGMLMLLPFLLKQHRTWKNCKMRIFTVAQMEDNSIQMKKDLKMFLYQLRLEAEVEVVEMTDSDISAYTYERTLMMEQRNQMLRELRLNKKETMGMVQAIVDHHHADVKTASKVRFAEPGDEVPSDAPSPPLADPEDKDKDDKCEDASPPADDNKHKEAGANGDAVKPKPNLSDITPDEGTVRRMHTAVKLNEVIVSRSHDAQLVILNLPGPPRDTNIDRESNYMEFLEVLTEGLEKVLMVRGGGREVITIYS from the exons GTGAAACCGACGAACATGGCCTGCCAACGGAAAAGGATAAAGGATGCGACACCAACCTATACCTGTACCAC GAAGAGTTGGAGGACCGGCCCCGAGCGGCGACATTCCTCAGCTCGCTGGCAAACTACTCGAACACGATCCCGACGGCCGCAGCCGGCGACCCCGACGCCAAGCCCGCGCCGCCTGCGCGCATGGGTACGCTCATCGGCGTCTACCTGCCCTGCATCCAGAACATCTTCGGAGTCATCCTCTTCATCCGTCTCACCTGGGTGGTGGGCACTGCCGGCGCTATACAAGGATTCCTGATTGTGCTTGTTTGCTGTTGTACG actatGTTGACTGCTATATCGATGTCTGCGATTGCGACGAACGGGGTGGTGCCTGCAGGCGGGTCGTACTTCATGATAGGTCGAGCTCTCGGCCCCGAGTGCGGCGGTGCTGTCGGCATGCTGTTCTATACGGGCACCACGCTCGCAGCAGCCATGTATATCGTCGGTGCGGTTGAAATCGTACTG ACATACATGGCTCCGTGGATGTCGATCTTCGGGGACTTCACGAAGGACCCGGAGGCGATGTACAACAACTTCCGCGTGTACGGCACCGGGCTGCTGCTCATCATGGGCATGGTCGTGTTCGTCGGCGTCAAGTTCGTCAACAAGTTCGCGACCGTCGCCCTCGCCTGCGTCATCCTGTCCATCACCGCTGTGTATGTTGGCATCTTCGTCAACTTCAACGGAAATGATAAGTTGCA GATGTGCGTACTCGGTAAACGTTTGCTCAAGGACATTAACATTAACAACTGCACGAAGGAGATCGGTGCACCCCTGCATCAGCTGTTCTGCCCCAACAATACCTGCGACCCGTACTACCTCGCTCACAACGTGTCTATCGTGCAAGGAatcaag GGATTAAAAAGTGGAGTTTTCTTCGACAACCTTCAAGATTCCTTCCTGCAACTCGGCCAGTACATCGCATACGGAAAGGAACCCGATGACATTGAACAGATGGAGAGACCCACCTACAACCAAGTTTACGCAGATTTGACCACGACTTTCACCATTCTCATCGGAATATTCTTCCCATCCGTCACTG GTATCATGGCTGGCTCCAACCGGTCTGGAGACCTTGCTGACGCACAGAAAAGCATCCCTATCGGAACCATTTGCGCGATCTTAACAACATCCACCGTATACCTGTCCTGTGTACTCCTCTTCGCTGGAACTGTCGATAACTTACTGCTTAGAGACAA GTTCGGTCAATCCATCGGCGGTAAGCTAGTAGTGGCAAACATGGCGTGGCCAAATCAGTGGGTTATCTTGATCGGCTCGTTCCTCTCAACTTTGGGAGCTGGTCTGCAGTCCCTAACCGGAGCTCCACGTCTGCTACAAGCTATCGCTAAAGATGAAATTATACCGTTCCTGGCGCCTTTCGCCGTCTCATCCAGTCGGGGTGAACCAACCAG GGCCCTGCTTCTGACGATGGTGATCTGCCAGTGCGGTATCTTGCTGGGCAATGTTGACATCCTTGCTCCTCTACTGTCCATGTTCTTCCTCATGTGCTACGGCTTCGTTAACCTCGCCTGCGCGCTCCAGACACTTCTTAAGACTCCCAACTGGCGTCCAAGATTTAAGTACTACCActg GTCTTTATCTCTCGCCGGACTAACGCTCTGCATTTCTATCATGTTCATGACATCTTGGTTCTACGCCCTCATTGCAATGGGCATGGCTGGACTCATCTACAAATACATTGAATATCGTGG aGCTGAGAAGGAATGGGGTGATGGTCTCCGTGGTCTCGCGTTGTCAGCTGCTCGGTATTCTCTACTTCGACTTGAGCAAGGGCCCCCACACACCAAGAACTGGCGGCCCCAAGTACTGGTCCTGGCTAAACTGAACAATGAACTCATGCCCACATATCGGAAAATGCTCGCTTTTGCTAGCCAACTTAAAGCTG GTAAGGGTCTGACGGTGTGTGTATCAGTACTGGGCGGTGACTTCCCCAGGCGTGCTGGTGATGCCTCGTCCGCGAAACAGAACTTGCGCAAGTGCATGGATGAGGAAAAGCTTAAAGGTTTCGTGGATGTGCTGGTCTCACCCGATATTGCAGAGGGACTTAGTCAttt AGTCCAAACGACGGGTCTGGGTGGTCTGAAGCCGAACACGGTGATCGTGGGTTGGCCTTACGGCTGGCGCCAGGCCGAGCGCTCCGCCCCGCGCTGGCAACACTTCCTGCACACCGTGCGCGCGGTCGCCGCCGCACGCATGGCTATGCTCGTACCTAAAGGCATCAACTTCTTCCCCGATTCTACTGAAAAG GTATCTGGCAACATTGACATCTGGTGGATCGTACACGATGGCGGCATGTTGATGTTGCTTCCGTTTCTGCTGAAACAACACCGAACCTGGAAGAACTGCAAGATGCGCATCTTCACTGTCGCGCAGATGGAAGACAACTCGATCCAAATGAAGAAGGACCTCAAGATGTTCCTCTATCAACTGCGACTTGAAGCTGAGGTTGAAGTTGTTGAAATG ACCGACAGTGACATATCTGCCTACACATACGAACGGACCCTGATGATGGAGCAACGGAACCAGATGCTGCGCGAACTTCGACTGAACAAGAAAGAAACCATGGGCATG GTTCAGGCGATTGTCGACCATCACCACGCTGACGTGAAGACTGCTAGCAAGGTGCGCTTTGCGGAGCCGGGCGATGAGGTTCCCTCTGACGCCCCCTCCCCTCCCCTCGCCGACCCTGAAGATAAAGACAAAGATGACAAG TGTGAGGATGCCAGCCCGCCGGCCGACGACAACAAGCACAAGGAAGCCGGCGCCAACGGGGACGCCGTCAAGCCCAAGCCCAACCTCTCCGATATCACACC GGATGAGGGCACTGTGCGACGCATGCACACTGCCGTGAAATTGAACGAAGTGATCGTATCGCGGTCACACGACGCCCAGCTGGTCATCCTGAACCTGCCCGGCCCGCCGCGCGATACCAACATCGACCGGGAGTCCAACT ACATGGAGTTCCTGGAGGTGCTGACGGAAGGGCTGGAGAAGGTGCTGatggtgcgcggcggcgggcgcgagGTGATCACCATCTACTCGTGA
- the LOC113501943 gene encoding trans-1,2-dihydrobenzene-1,2-diol dehydrogenase-like isoform X1, giving the protein MHDQTKMGFQLKWGIAGVGMIAHDFLTALGTLPAEQHKVIAIAGKDLERVHRLATLHKINTAYEGYEALARDDSIDIVFVSVLNLQHYEVTKLMLENGKHVLCEKPVAMTYKQTKSLVDLAREQKLFLLEGMWSRFFPAYDALDQHISSGGLGDIYHISIQFGVEINDIERNLMKDLGGGAVLDLGIYMLQLVQFLYKEPPTDVVCTGHLSKTGVDESISCALKYMHGRTATLSAHTRANMTNKAEIVGTKGAIALDYFWCPTVLHISAANNTEWSLPKGKYKFHFHNSAGLSYEIQECWDCISKGLLESPKMSLDETVLLSKLTDTMRTQVGVLEAELN; this is encoded by the exons ATGCATGATCAAACAAAG ATGGGTTTCCAACTGAAATGGGGTATAGCTGGGGTGGGCATGATCGCCCACGACTTCTTGACAGCGCTGGGGACGCTGCCAGCTGAACAGCACAAGGTCATCGCCATCGCCGGCAAAGATCTAGAACGTGTTCACAGATTAGCCACGCTCCACAAAATCAACACTGCTTACGAAGGCTACGAGGCACTCGCGCGTGATGACTCTATAG ACATAGTTTTCGTGAGTGTTCTCAATTTGCAACATTACgaagtaacaaaattaatgttagAGAATGGTAAACACGTATTATGCGAAAAGCCCGTGGCCATGACTTACAAACAGACTAAATCGCTGGTGGACCTGGCGCGCGAACAGAAACTGTTCCTCCTTGAAGGGATGTGGTCGCGGTTCTTCCCTGCTTACGACGCTTTGGATCAGCACATATCTTCTGGCGGGCTTGGGGACATCTATCACATCAGCATACAGTTTGGGGTCGAAATTAACGACATTGAGAGAAACTT AATGAAAGACTTGGGAGGTGGTGCGGTGCTAGACTTGGGTATTTACATGCTTCAACTAGTGCAGTTCTTGTACAAGGAGCCGCCAACAGACGTCGTGTGCACGGGCCACTTGAGCAAGACGGGAGTGGACGAATCTATCTCCTGCGCACTTAAATACATGCACGGCAGGACCGCAACACTATCTGCACACACACGTGCCAACATGACTAATAAAGCAGAAATCGTCGGCACAAAAGGAGCTATTGCG TTGGACTATTTCTGGTGTCCTACAGTGCTTCATATATCGGCAGCTAATAACACAGAATGGTCTTTACCCAAAGGGAAATATAAATTCCATTTCCATAATAGCGCCGGCCTTAGCTACGAGATTCAAGAATGCTGGGACTGTATCAGCAAAg GTTTGCTAGAAAGCCCCAAAATGAGTTTGGACGAAACCGTTCTGCTCTCAAAACTGACTGATACTATGAGAACTCAAGTGGGAGTCTTAGAAGCTGAACTAAATTga
- the LOC113501932 gene encoding solute carrier family 12 member 4 isoform X1, translating into MSERFKVTKFEEPSGKTYKNYGATSAESDVELKGKLLPDSERAEIIPVPQRGKSSLRPVAQVFINSGETDEHGLPTEKDKGCDTNLYLYHEELEDRPRAATFLSSLANYSNTIPTAAAGDPDAKPAPPARMGTLIGVYLPCIQNIFGVILFIRLTWVVGTAGAIQGFLIVLVCCCTTMLTAISMSAIATNGVVPAGGSYFMIGRALGPECGGAVGMLFYTGTTLAAAMYIVGAVEIVLTYMAPWMSIFGDFTKDPEAMYNNFRVYGTGLLLIMGMVVFVGVKFVNKFATVALACVILSITAVYVGIFVNFNGNDKLQMCVLGKRLLKDININNCTKEIGAPLHQLFCPNNTCDPYYLAHNVSIVQGIKGLKSGVFFDNLQDSFLQLGQYIAYGKEPDDIEQMERPTYNQVYADLTTTFTILIGIFFPSVTGIMAGSNRSGDLADAQKSIPIGTICAILTTSTVYLSCVLLFAGTVDNLLLRDKFGQSIGGKLVVANMAWPNQWVILIGSFLSTLGAGLQSLTGAPRLLQAIAKDEIIPFLAPFAVSSSRGEPTRALLLTMVICQCGILLGNVDILAPLLSMFFLMCYGFVNLACALQTLLKTPNWRPRFKYYHWSLSLAGLTLCISIMFMTSWFYALIAMGMAGLIYKYIEYRGAEKEWGDGLRGLALSAARYSLLRLEQGPPHTKNWRPQVLVLAKLNNELMPTYRKMLAFASQLKAGKGLTVCVSVLGGDFPRRAGDASSAKQNLRKCMDEEKLKGFVDVLVSPDIAEGLSHLVQTTGLGGLKPNTVIVGWPYGWRQAERSAPRWQHFLHTVRAVAAARMAMLVPKGINFFPDSTEKVSGNIDIWWIVHDGGMLMLLPFLLKQHRTWKNCKMRIFTVAQMEDNSIQMKKDLKMFLYQLRLEAEVEVVEMTDSDISAYTYERTLMMEQRNQMLRELRLNKKETMGMVQAIVDHHHADVKTASKVRFAEPGDEVPSDAPSPPLADPEDKDKDDKCEDASPPADDNKHKEAGANGDAVKPKPNLSDITPDEGTVRRMHTAVKLNEVIVSRSHDAQLVILNLPGPPRDTNIDRESNYMEFLEVLTEGLEKVLMVRGGGREVITIYS; encoded by the exons GTGAAACCGACGAACATGGCCTGCCAACGGAAAAGGATAAAGGATGCGACACCAACCTATACCTGTACCAC GAAGAGTTGGAGGACCGGCCCCGAGCGGCGACATTCCTCAGCTCGCTGGCAAACTACTCGAACACGATCCCGACGGCCGCAGCCGGCGACCCCGACGCCAAGCCCGCGCCGCCTGCGCGCATGGGTACGCTCATCGGCGTCTACCTGCCCTGCATCCAGAACATCTTCGGAGTCATCCTCTTCATCCGTCTCACCTGGGTGGTGGGCACTGCCGGCGCTATACAAGGATTCCTGATTGTGCTTGTTTGCTGTTGTACG actatGTTGACTGCTATATCGATGTCTGCGATTGCGACGAACGGGGTGGTGCCTGCAGGCGGGTCGTACTTCATGATAGGTCGAGCTCTCGGCCCCGAGTGCGGCGGTGCTGTCGGCATGCTGTTCTATACGGGCACCACGCTCGCAGCAGCCATGTATATCGTCGGTGCGGTTGAAATCGTACTG ACATACATGGCTCCGTGGATGTCGATCTTCGGGGACTTCACGAAGGACCCGGAGGCGATGTACAACAACTTCCGCGTGTACGGCACCGGGCTGCTGCTCATCATGGGCATGGTCGTGTTCGTCGGCGTCAAGTTCGTCAACAAGTTCGCGACCGTCGCCCTCGCCTGCGTCATCCTGTCCATCACCGCTGTGTATGTTGGCATCTTCGTCAACTTCAACGGAAATGATAAGTTGCA GATGTGCGTACTCGGTAAACGTTTGCTCAAGGACATTAACATTAACAACTGCACGAAGGAGATCGGTGCACCCCTGCATCAGCTGTTCTGCCCCAACAATACCTGCGACCCGTACTACCTCGCTCACAACGTGTCTATCGTGCAAGGAatcaag GGATTAAAAAGTGGAGTTTTCTTCGACAACCTTCAAGATTCCTTCCTGCAACTCGGCCAGTACATCGCATACGGAAAGGAACCCGATGACATTGAACAGATGGAGAGACCCACCTACAACCAAGTTTACGCAGATTTGACCACGACTTTCACCATTCTCATCGGAATATTCTTCCCATCCGTCACTG GTATCATGGCTGGCTCCAACCGGTCTGGAGACCTTGCTGACGCACAGAAAAGCATCCCTATCGGAACCATTTGCGCGATCTTAACAACATCCACCGTATACCTGTCCTGTGTACTCCTCTTCGCTGGAACTGTCGATAACTTACTGCTTAGAGACAA GTTCGGTCAATCCATCGGCGGTAAGCTAGTAGTGGCAAACATGGCGTGGCCAAATCAGTGGGTTATCTTGATCGGCTCGTTCCTCTCAACTTTGGGAGCTGGTCTGCAGTCCCTAACCGGAGCTCCACGTCTGCTACAAGCTATCGCTAAAGATGAAATTATACCGTTCCTGGCGCCTTTCGCCGTCTCATCCAGTCGGGGTGAACCAACCAG GGCCCTGCTTCTGACGATGGTGATCTGCCAGTGCGGTATCTTGCTGGGCAATGTTGACATCCTTGCTCCTCTACTGTCCATGTTCTTCCTCATGTGCTACGGCTTCGTTAACCTCGCCTGCGCGCTCCAGACACTTCTTAAGACTCCCAACTGGCGTCCAAGATTTAAGTACTACCActg GTCTTTATCTCTCGCCGGACTAACGCTCTGCATTTCTATCATGTTCATGACATCTTGGTTCTACGCCCTCATTGCAATGGGCATGGCTGGACTCATCTACAAATACATTGAATATCGTGG aGCTGAGAAGGAATGGGGTGATGGTCTCCGTGGTCTCGCGTTGTCAGCTGCTCGGTATTCTCTACTTCGACTTGAGCAAGGGCCCCCACACACCAAGAACTGGCGGCCCCAAGTACTGGTCCTGGCTAAACTGAACAATGAACTCATGCCCACATATCGGAAAATGCTCGCTTTTGCTAGCCAACTTAAAGCTG GTAAGGGTCTGACGGTGTGTGTATCAGTACTGGGCGGTGACTTCCCCAGGCGTGCTGGTGATGCCTCGTCCGCGAAACAGAACTTGCGCAAGTGCATGGATGAGGAAAAGCTTAAAGGTTTCGTGGATGTGCTGGTCTCACCCGATATTGCAGAGGGACTTAGTCAttt AGTCCAAACGACGGGTCTGGGTGGTCTGAAGCCGAACACGGTGATCGTGGGTTGGCCTTACGGCTGGCGCCAGGCCGAGCGCTCCGCCCCGCGCTGGCAACACTTCCTGCACACCGTGCGCGCGGTCGCCGCCGCACGCATGGCTATGCTCGTACCTAAAGGCATCAACTTCTTCCCCGATTCTACTGAAAAG GTATCTGGCAACATTGACATCTGGTGGATCGTACACGATGGCGGCATGTTGATGTTGCTTCCGTTTCTGCTGAAACAACACCGAACCTGGAAGAACTGCAAGATGCGCATCTTCACTGTCGCGCAGATGGAAGACAACTCGATCCAAATGAAGAAGGACCTCAAGATGTTCCTCTATCAACTGCGACTTGAAGCTGAGGTTGAAGTTGTTGAAATG ACCGACAGTGACATATCTGCCTACACATACGAACGGACCCTGATGATGGAGCAACGGAACCAGATGCTGCGCGAACTTCGACTGAACAAGAAAGAAACCATGGGCATG GTTCAGGCGATTGTCGACCATCACCACGCTGACGTGAAGACTGCTAGCAAGGTGCGCTTTGCGGAGCCGGGCGATGAGGTTCCCTCTGACGCCCCCTCCCCTCCCCTCGCCGACCCTGAAGATAAAGACAAAGATGACAAG TGTGAGGATGCCAGCCCGCCGGCCGACGACAACAAGCACAAGGAAGCCGGCGCCAACGGGGACGCCGTCAAGCCCAAGCCCAACCTCTCCGATATCACACC GGATGAGGGCACTGTGCGACGCATGCACACTGCCGTGAAATTGAACGAAGTGATCGTATCGCGGTCACACGACGCCCAGCTGGTCATCCTGAACCTGCCCGGCCCGCCGCGCGATACCAACATCGACCGGGAGTCCAACT ACATGGAGTTCCTGGAGGTGCTGACGGAAGGGCTGGAGAAGGTGCTGatggtgcgcggcggcgggcgcgagGTGATCACCATCTACTCGTGA
- the LOC113501935 gene encoding FAST kinase domain-containing protein 3, mitochondrial-like, which yields MSLVLRRTYLKAKNNLLSSSNGNNSISSPLLTFAPRMVSDDKSGNNPHFSSSTILIENGFNVQELPVIIKRLKNLSDIDDKPNEDQSTSGHDSLNYQLIQEEFKQCLDLRDVFSLLSKCTKITPNIALGAIERIYDIEKNPSSLFLDSKTMHINLAKGAILDKLLKVVLKTEDTQTILNILNTMSTFMDPYKYKFHDELLLRVIDNRLSIEQLCEFTTFLISNKNDVKYSDSIDKLWVGFVAREHEIDETNIVQVFDILNGLKVSKRIILTLLEQKLCDLWSKIKVPVMQDIMSTFVQEKYLSVQSFGVVGSWLCANIHALDEDSLLDIISKLTRLKYTDDQIEKAVEKYMKLKGSKIESHVLVVGILNYCMQFQICNEIVLNACSDFFMRNWQIVPPSFYKSFIYPYGYLYFEPVNGSTFWNLIDKVLNEKFDKICSSDLSLMTLSLIYIGKYPASLVSRMLSPEYLSKVNNSEIMKRFCLIDTAMTLQCDKYMGPLLPKDQWPKPISQDFRIRNILEKIMESLVVAAGGKDKLSIAVSVPYLPSDETYLLDVMLHPEGLGSSTVNWKSKSVRNENIAILIHLPDHYCSNNEQLIGPQVMKKTHLKILGMKVVSLKYSLLSQFYTSFNKAGLREYLSEKINNAEPCT from the coding sequence atgtcattaGTTTTGAGAAGAACGTAtcttaaagctaaaaataaccTACTGTCTTCCAGCAATGGCAATAACTCGATTTCCAGTCCATTACTTACATTTGCGCCTCGAATGGTGAGTGACGACAAATCTGGCAATAATCCACATTTCAGCAGTAGtacaatattaatagaaaacggATTTAATGTGCAAGAACTtcctgttattataaaaaggttaaaaaaccTTTCGGATATTGATGACAAGCCGAATGAAGACCAATCAACAAGTGGACACGATTCTCTCAACTATCAGCTGATTCAAGAAGAGTTCAAGCAATGCTTGGATCTACGGGATGTATTCTCGTTACTATCAAAGTGTACAAAAATAACTCCAAACATTGCGCTTGGTGCCATTGAACGCATAtatgatattgaaaaaaatccaAGCTCTTTATTTTTGGATTCTAAAACTATGCACATTAATTTAGCTAAAGGAGCCATTTTAGACAAACTCTTGAAGGTCGTACTGAAGACTGAAGATACACAAACAATATTGAACATCCTGAACACCATGTCTACCTTTATGGATCCATACAAATACAAGTTTCATGATGAATTACTTTTAAGAGTTATTGACAACAGGCTGTCTATTGAACAGCTGTGTGAATTTACAACCTTTCTTATAAGTAACAAGAATGATGTCAAGTACTCAGACTCAATCGACAAGCTCTGGGTGGGGTTTGTGGCTAGGGAACATGAAATAGATGAAACAAATATTGTACAAGTTTTTGATATATTGAATGGGTTAAAAGTCAGCAAAAGAATCATTCTTACTTTACTGGAACAGAAGCTCTGTGATCTATGGAGTAAGATTAAAGTTCCTGTGATGCAGGACATTATGAGCACATTTGTTCAAGAGAAATATTTATCTGTCCAATCATTTGGTGTGGTCGGGAGTTGGCTCTGTGCTAACATACATGCCCTTGATGAGGATTCCTTACTGGATATAATTTCTAAACTAACAAGACTTAAATACACTGATGACCAAATTGAGAAGGCTGTGGAAAagtatatgaaattaaaaggcTCAAAGATTGAAAGTCATGTTCTTGTTGTAGGAATTTTGAACTATTGTATGCAATTCCAAATTTGTAATGAAATCGTATTAAATGCTTGCAGTGATTTCTTTATGAGAAACTGGCAGATAGTCCCTCCAAGTTTTTACAAATCATTTATATACCCGTATGGCTATTTGTATTTTGAACCTGTGAACGGTTCCACGTTTTGGAATCTCATTGATAAGGTTTTAAATGAGAAGTTTGACAAAATATGCAGCAGTGACCTTAGTTTAATGACATTGTCGTTAATTTATATTGGCAAGTATCCAGCCAGTTTAGTGAGCAGAATGCTCAGCCCCGAGTACCTGTCTAAAGTAAACAACTCTGAAATAATGAAGAGGTTTTGTTTAATTGATACTGCAATGACATTGCAGTGTGATAAGTATATGGGTCCATTGTTACCAAAAGACCAATGGCCCAAACCCATATCCCAAGATTTCCGCATTAGAAatattttggagaaaataatgGAAAGCCTGGTAGTAGCAGCGGGTGGGAAAGATAAATTGTCCATAGCTGTATCTGTTCCTTACCTACCATCTGATGAGACATACTTACTGGATGTCATGCTACACCCTGAAGGTCTGGGCAGCAGCACAGTCAACTGGAAGTCAAAGTCTgtgagaaatgaaaatattgccATTCTAATACATTTGCCTGATCATTATTGTTCAAACAATGAACAGCTGATTGGCCCACAAGTCATGAAAAAAACACACCTCAAAATTCTAGGCATGAAAGTCGTAAGCTTGAAGTATTCCCTACTTAGTCAATTTTATACTTCATTCAATAAGGCTGGATTAAGGGAATATTTatctgagaaaataaataatgctgaGCCATGCACCTAG
- the LOC113501943 gene encoding trans-1,2-dihydrobenzene-1,2-diol dehydrogenase-like isoform X2 — protein sequence MGFQLKWGIAGVGMIAHDFLTALGTLPAEQHKVIAIAGKDLERVHRLATLHKINTAYEGYEALARDDSIDIVFVSVLNLQHYEVTKLMLENGKHVLCEKPVAMTYKQTKSLVDLAREQKLFLLEGMWSRFFPAYDALDQHISSGGLGDIYHISIQFGVEINDIERNLMKDLGGGAVLDLGIYMLQLVQFLYKEPPTDVVCTGHLSKTGVDESISCALKYMHGRTATLSAHTRANMTNKAEIVGTKGAIALDYFWCPTVLHISAANNTEWSLPKGKYKFHFHNSAGLSYEIQECWDCISKGLLESPKMSLDETVLLSKLTDTMRTQVGVLEAELN from the exons ATGGGTTTCCAACTGAAATGGGGTATAGCTGGGGTGGGCATGATCGCCCACGACTTCTTGACAGCGCTGGGGACGCTGCCAGCTGAACAGCACAAGGTCATCGCCATCGCCGGCAAAGATCTAGAACGTGTTCACAGATTAGCCACGCTCCACAAAATCAACACTGCTTACGAAGGCTACGAGGCACTCGCGCGTGATGACTCTATAG ACATAGTTTTCGTGAGTGTTCTCAATTTGCAACATTACgaagtaacaaaattaatgttagAGAATGGTAAACACGTATTATGCGAAAAGCCCGTGGCCATGACTTACAAACAGACTAAATCGCTGGTGGACCTGGCGCGCGAACAGAAACTGTTCCTCCTTGAAGGGATGTGGTCGCGGTTCTTCCCTGCTTACGACGCTTTGGATCAGCACATATCTTCTGGCGGGCTTGGGGACATCTATCACATCAGCATACAGTTTGGGGTCGAAATTAACGACATTGAGAGAAACTT AATGAAAGACTTGGGAGGTGGTGCGGTGCTAGACTTGGGTATTTACATGCTTCAACTAGTGCAGTTCTTGTACAAGGAGCCGCCAACAGACGTCGTGTGCACGGGCCACTTGAGCAAGACGGGAGTGGACGAATCTATCTCCTGCGCACTTAAATACATGCACGGCAGGACCGCAACACTATCTGCACACACACGTGCCAACATGACTAATAAAGCAGAAATCGTCGGCACAAAAGGAGCTATTGCG TTGGACTATTTCTGGTGTCCTACAGTGCTTCATATATCGGCAGCTAATAACACAGAATGGTCTTTACCCAAAGGGAAATATAAATTCCATTTCCATAATAGCGCCGGCCTTAGCTACGAGATTCAAGAATGCTGGGACTGTATCAGCAAAg GTTTGCTAGAAAGCCCCAAAATGAGTTTGGACGAAACCGTTCTGCTCTCAAAACTGACTGATACTATGAGAACTCAAGTGGGAGTCTTAGAAGCTGAACTAAATTga